The following are encoded in a window of Diabrotica undecimpunctata isolate CICGRU unplaced genomic scaffold, icDiaUnde3 ctg00002777.1, whole genome shotgun sequence genomic DNA:
- the LOC140432082 gene encoding GPN-loop GTPase 2-like, translating to MALERIKKAESFYGQVVIGPPGSGKTTYCGKVYAFYKEKLNRKVEIVNLDPANENMGYSPKIDIMQLVTVEDVMTELRLGPNGALMYCMEYLQENFDWLLSKLSKIKDSYLIFDMPGQVELYTHHTAIKEIFGRLEKLGYHLCAVHLVDSHYCSDPPKFISTLLLSLSTMLQIGLPHVNVLSKADLLKKNASKLDFGLDFYTDVMDLEYLLELLDDGPFTKKYKKLNAALVDIIQEYSLVGFVLLNVKSDKSLLELKSAVDKANGYIYGSGEERSIQALLSCAVGARTESERFDVDYM from the exons ATGGCTTTGGAAAGAATTAAAAAAGCTGAAAGCTTCTATGGCCAGGTGGTTATAGGACCTCCTGGTTCGGGAAAAACAACATACTGTGGAAAAGTTTATGCGTTTTACAAAGAAAAGTTAAATAGGAAAGTAGAGATTGTTAATTTAGATCCAGCTAATGAAAACATGGGTTACAGTCCAAAAATAGACATCATGCAGTTAGTAACAGTAGAGGATGTCATGACAGAACTTAGATTAGGACCTAATGGGGCTCTAATGTATTGTATGGAATACCTTCAAGAAAACTTTGACTGGCTTCTTAGCAAATTAAGCAAAATTAAAGacagttatttaatttttgacatGCCTGGTCAAGTTGAGTTGTACACACATCATACTGCAATCAAAGAAATTTTTGGACGTTTAGAAAAATTAGGATATCATTTGTGTGCAGTGCATTTGGTTGATTCCCATTATTGCTCGGATCCTCCAAAATTTATTTCTACTCTGTTGCTATCCCTATCTACAATGCTGCAAATTGGGCTTCCTCATGTGAATGTATTAAGCAAA GCAGATCTTCTGAAGAAAAATGCATCAAAGCTTGACTTCGGTTTAGACTTTTATACAGATGTGATGGATTTGGAATATTTACTAGAACTTCTAGATGATGGCCCTTTTACAAAAAAGTATAAGAAGCTAAATGCAGCTCTTGTGGACATTATACAAGAATACAGTTTGGTTGGGTTTGTGCTATTGAATGTGAAATCAGATAAAAGTTTGCTGGAATTGAAAAGTGCTGTTGATAAG GCCAATGGTTATATCTATGGGAGTGGCGAAGAAAGAAGTATACAAGCACTTTTGTCCTGTGCTGTTGGAGCCAGAACTGAAAGTGAAAGATTTGATGTTGATTATATGTAA
- the LOC140432083 gene encoding uncharacterized protein, whose translation MDSESAASSTVTNFPSKVNNFAVIVNGEHTDIALTTFTNYQNLIITQFEKIGNFYQVKVDQPANGLTVSEKVYNIKQVLGAENVHAEVAVRYLTEKLSIQKPLLVCLSLKDYSRRSLDIIIESIVNHK comes from the coding sequence ATGGATTCAGAATCTGCAGCATCTTCCACTGTAACCAATTTTCCATCGAAGGTCAATAATTTTGCTGTAATAGTGAATGGTGAACACACTGATATAGCATTAACAACATTTACAAACTATCAAAATTTGATCATTACTCAATTTGAAAAAATTGGAAACTTTTACCAAGTTAAAGTAGACCAGCCAGCAAACGGGCTAACTGTATCAGAAAAGGTGTACAATATTAAACAGGTACTAGGAGCCGAAAATGTACATGCGGAAGTTGCAGTTAGATATTTAACAGAAAAATTGAGCATACAAAAACCCTTGCTAGTTTGTTTAAGCCTAAAAGACTATAGTAGACGTAGCTTAGATATTATTATAGAATCAATTGTAAATCACAAGTAA